A genome region from Methanofastidiosum sp. includes the following:
- a CDS encoding DHH family phosphoesterase produces MDSGFARLLNNAKDKILQSKDSKIKIISHIDADGISSAAVLSLALDRLKINHDVHFTSLDGIPSSHLGDLTLFLDMGSGQIDYLMTKYEDKDIIILDHHQGEYPETPFIEVNPNIFGYSGSEEISGSGLAYLLSLELDRKNKDLSSIAIVGAVGDMQGSWGGLKGLNRDILLDSIESGLVKAEEDLLLYGRSTRPIYKSLQYFSDPPIPGVTGSDSNAMALLNSLEIPCYEGDWRTVSDMTCDEKRKLATEIIRKTITAVPQEYVSFIPQMIMGESYSLIKEEERSPLRDASEFATCLNACGKNGRPEVGYYVCKGNRGIYYDILLGLLRKHRKNIARSMSLVESRGVVMKEKFQYFDGSGINDTIVGTVASLVLGNRDTDPFLPIVAYTTLPNDPNVYKISARCSRLLVLKGLNLGKEIKKSAELVGGKGGGHPPACGAFVPIERLTEFLHIFEENIATCI; encoded by the coding sequence ATGGATTCTGGATTTGCTAGACTTCTAAATAATGCAAAAGACAAAATACTTCAGTCCAAAGATTCTAAAATTAAAATTATTTCTCATATTGATGCAGATGGCATATCTTCAGCTGCGGTCTTATCTCTTGCTTTGGACAGGCTAAAGATTAATCACGACGTTCATTTTACTTCTCTTGATGGAATACCATCGTCTCACTTAGGAGATCTTACCCTATTCCTCGATATGGGAAGTGGGCAGATAGATTATCTAATGACCAAGTATGAAGACAAAGATATAATAATTCTAGACCACCACCAGGGAGAATATCCAGAAACACCTTTTATTGAAGTTAATCCAAATATATTTGGATATAGTGGTTCTGAAGAAATCAGCGGCTCAGGTCTAGCATATCTTTTGTCTTTAGAACTTGACAGAAAGAATAAGGACCTCTCATCAATTGCAATAGTTGGCGCAGTTGGAGATATGCAGGGTTCTTGGGGAGGGCTAAAAGGATTAAATCGGGACATTCTGCTTGATAGCATAGAATCAGGTTTGGTTAAAGCCGAAGAAGATTTACTTTTGTACGGGCGTTCGACAAGACCCATTTACAAATCACTACAATATTTCTCAGACCCTCCTATACCAGGTGTAACAGGGAGTGATTCAAATGCAATGGCGCTTCTAAATAGCTTGGAAATACCATGTTACGAAGGTGACTGGAGGACTGTATCAGATATGACTTGTGATGAGAAGCGGAAACTTGCAACAGAGATCATAAGAAAGACAATAACTGCAGTTCCTCAAGAATATGTTTCGTTTATTCCCCAGATGATTATGGGCGAATCTTATTCACTCATTAAAGAAGAAGAAAGAAGCCCTTTAAGAGATGCTTCAGAGTTTGCAACATGCCTAAATGCCTGTGGCAAGAATGGTAGGCCTGAGGTGGGCTATTATGTGTGCAAGGGTAACAGAGGCATATACTACGATATATTGTTAGGATTACTTAGAAAGCATAGAAAGAATATCGCAAGAAGCATGAGTCTTGTTGAGAGTCGAGGGGTAGTCATGAAGGAGAAGTTCCAGTACTTTGATGGAAGCGGTATAAATGATACCATAGTTGGTACCGTTGCGAGCTTAGTTCTTGGAAATCGTGATACAGATCCTTTTCTGCCGATAGTTGCTTATACAACGCTACCGAATGACCCAAATGTTTATAAAATCTCTGCACGCTGCTCAAGATTGTTGGTGCTTAAAGGTTTAAATTTGGGAAAAGAAATAAAGAAAAGTGCAGAATTAGTAGGCGGTAAAGGAGGGGGTCATCCCCCGGCATGCGGTGCCTTTGTTCCGATCGAAAGACTGACAGAATTTTTGCACATATTTGAAGAGAATATAGCAACTTGTATTTAG